The following proteins are encoded in a genomic region of Phycodurus eques isolate BA_2022a chromosome 11, UOR_Pequ_1.1, whole genome shotgun sequence:
- the mdh1ab gene encoding malate dehydrogenase 1Ab, NAD (soluble) isoform X1: MSEPIRVLVTGAAGQIAYSLLFSIAKGDVFGKDQPITLLLLDIPPMMPVLEGVVMELQDCALPLLREIVATDKVEVAFKDLDAAILVGSMPRREGMERKDLLKANVAIFETQGTALEKYAKKAVKVLVVGNPANTNCLIAMKSAPSIPKENFSCLTRLDHNRARSQVAMRCNVPATHVKNVIIWGNHSSTQYPDVHHCKVNVSGGEVACFDAVKDEAWLKGDFITTVQQRGAAVIKARKLSSAMSAAKAICDHMRDIWFGTPEGEFISMGVYSSGNAYKVPNDLIYSFPVHIKNKSWKIVEGLPINDFSKAKMEATATELIDERDTAMEFLAKK, encoded by the exons ATG TCTGAGCCAATTAGAGTTCTGGTGACGGGCGCTGCAGGGCAGATTGCCTACTCGCTGTTGTTCAGCATTGCCAAGGGAGATGTCTTTGGCAAAGATCAG CCAATCACGCTGCTACTCCTGGACATTCCGCCCATGATGCCCGTCCTGGAAggtgttgtcatggaattgcaGGACTGCGCCCTCCCTCTCCTAAGAG AAATCGTGGCCACCGACAAGGTGGAAGTGGCCTTCAAGGACCTGGACGCCGCCATCTTGGTGGGCTCCATGCCCAGGAGGGAGGGCATGGAGAGGAAGGACCTGCTCAAAGCCAACGTGGCCATCTTCGAGACCCAGGGAACGGCCCTGGAGAAGTACGCCAAGAAGGCCGTCAAG GTTCTGGTGGTAGGAAACCCGGCCAACACCAACTGTCTGATCGCAATGAAGTCTGCTCCCTCCATCCCTAAAGAGAACTTCTCGTGCCTCACCCGCCTCGACCACAACAGGGCTCGCTCTCAG GTTGCGATGCGCTGCAACGTCCCCGCCACCCACGTGAAGAACGTGATCATCTGGGGCAACCACTCGTCCACGCAGTACCCGGACGTGCACCACTGCAAGGTCAACGTGTCCGGCGGCGAGGTGGCCTGCTTCGACGCCGTCAAGGATGAGGCATGGCTCAAAGGGGACTTCATCACG ACGGTGCAGCAGAGAGGCGCCGCTGTCATCAAGGCCAGGAAGCTGTCCAGCGCCATGTCTGCAGCCAAGGCCATCTGCGACCACATGAGGGACATCTGGTTCGGCACCCCTGAG GGTGAGTTCATCTCCATGGGCGTGTACTCCTCGGGGAACGCCTACAAAGTCCCAAATGATCTCATCTACTCCTTCCCTGTCCATATCAAG AACAAGTCCTGGAAAATAGTGGAGGGCCTGCCCATCAACGACTTCTCCAAGGCCAAGATGGAGGCCACGGCCACTGAGCTGATAGACGAGAGGGACACTGCAATGGAGTTCTTGGCCAAGAAGTGA
- the mdh1ab gene encoding malate dehydrogenase 1Ab, NAD (soluble) isoform X2, which translates to MGLSSPTEIVATDKVEVAFKDLDAAILVGSMPRREGMERKDLLKANVAIFETQGTALEKYAKKAVKVLVVGNPANTNCLIAMKSAPSIPKENFSCLTRLDHNRARSQVAMRCNVPATHVKNVIIWGNHSSTQYPDVHHCKVNVSGGEVACFDAVKDEAWLKGDFITTVQQRGAAVIKARKLSSAMSAAKAICDHMRDIWFGTPEGEFISMGVYSSGNAYKVPNDLIYSFPVHIKNKSWKIVEGLPINDFSKAKMEATATELIDERDTAMEFLAKK; encoded by the exons ATGGGATTGTCTTCCCCCACAGAAATCGTGGCCACCGACAAGGTGGAAGTGGCCTTCAAGGACCTGGACGCCGCCATCTTGGTGGGCTCCATGCCCAGGAGGGAGGGCATGGAGAGGAAGGACCTGCTCAAAGCCAACGTGGCCATCTTCGAGACCCAGGGAACGGCCCTGGAGAAGTACGCCAAGAAGGCCGTCAAG GTTCTGGTGGTAGGAAACCCGGCCAACACCAACTGTCTGATCGCAATGAAGTCTGCTCCCTCCATCCCTAAAGAGAACTTCTCGTGCCTCACCCGCCTCGACCACAACAGGGCTCGCTCTCAG GTTGCGATGCGCTGCAACGTCCCCGCCACCCACGTGAAGAACGTGATCATCTGGGGCAACCACTCGTCCACGCAGTACCCGGACGTGCACCACTGCAAGGTCAACGTGTCCGGCGGCGAGGTGGCCTGCTTCGACGCCGTCAAGGATGAGGCATGGCTCAAAGGGGACTTCATCACG ACGGTGCAGCAGAGAGGCGCCGCTGTCATCAAGGCCAGGAAGCTGTCCAGCGCCATGTCTGCAGCCAAGGCCATCTGCGACCACATGAGGGACATCTGGTTCGGCACCCCTGAG GGTGAGTTCATCTCCATGGGCGTGTACTCCTCGGGGAACGCCTACAAAGTCCCAAATGATCTCATCTACTCCTTCCCTGTCCATATCAAG AACAAGTCCTGGAAAATAGTGGAGGGCCTGCCCATCAACGACTTCTCCAAGGCCAAGATGGAGGCCACGGCCACTGAGCTGATAGACGAGAGGGACACTGCAATGGAGTTCTTGGCCAAGAAGTGA
- the ugp2b gene encoding UDP-glucose pyrophosphorylase 2b isoform X2, with translation MSQFQEMMRQQLESSIHSEMEKLLDTTTGAERESCKKDFEGFRSLFHRFLQVKGPSVEWIKIQRPPDDSIQPYDKIVARGLPEGVADSLNKLVVVKLNGGLGTSMGCKGPKSLISVRNENTFLDLTVQQIEHLNKTYNTDVPLVLMNSFNTDEDTKKILQKYTHHRVKIHTFNQSRYPRINKESLLPVSTSLSTTGQNAEGWYPPGHGDIYASFYNSGLLEQLIGEGKEYIFVSNIDNLGATVDLHILNHLVGRHNGKRCEFVMEVTDKTRADVKGGTLIEYEGKLRLLEIAQVPKAHVDEFKSVSKFKIFNTNNLWISLAAIKRLQEQKAMDMEIIVNNKTLDGGQNVIQLETAVGAAIKCFDNAMGINVPRSRFLPVKTTSDLLLVMSNLYSLEAGSLTMSPRREFPTTPHVKLGSSFTKVQEYLTRFESIPDMLELDHLTVSGDVTFGKNVSLKGTVIIIANHGDRIDIPAGSMLENKIVSGNLRILDH, from the exons ATGTCTCAATTCCAGGAAATGATGCGGCAGCAGCTGGAGAGCTCCATACACAGCGAGATGGAGAAGCTGCTGGATACCACGACAGGCGCAGAGAGAGAG TCATGCAAGAAAGACTTTGAGGGCTTCAGGAGTCTCTTCCACAGGTTCCTCCAGGTTAAAGGTCCATCGGTGGAGTGGATCAAGATACAGCGACCGCCCGATGACTCG ATCCAACCGTATGACAAGATCGTAGCGCGAGGCCTTCCGGAGGGCGTCGCCGACAGCTTGAACAAGTTGGTGGTGGTCAAGCTGAATGGGGGTCTCGGTACTAGCATGGGCTGCAAGGGCCCCAAGAGCCTGATCAGCGTCCGCAACGAAAACACCTTCCTGGACCTCACCGTGCAGCAGATAGAG CACCTGAACAAGACGTACAACACGGACGTGCCCCTGGTGCTCATGAACTCCTTCAACACGGACGAGGACACCAAGAAGATCCTGCAGAAGTACACACACCACCGTGTCAAGATACACACGTTCAACCAGAGCAG ATATCCTCGCATCAACAAAGAGTCGCTGCTGCCCGTGTCCACCAGCCTGAGCACGACAGGCCAGAACGCAGAGGGCTGGTACCCGCCAGGCCACGGCGACATCTACGCGAGCTTCTACAACTCTGGCCTGCTGGAGCAGCTGATTGGCGAGGGTAAAGAGTACATCTTTGTGTCCAACATTGACAACCTGGGAGCCACCGTGGACCTGCACATCCTCAACCACCTTGTGGGGCGACACAATGGCAAGCGATGCGAGTTCGTCATGGAAGTGACGGACAAGACGCGCGCCGACGTCAAG GGCGGCACGCTGATCGAGTATGAGGGCAAACTGCGTCTGCTGGAGATTGCCCAGGTGCCCAAAGCCCACGTGGACGAGTTCAAGTCAGTGTCCAAGTTCAAGATCTTCAACACCAACAACCTTTGGATCTCGCTGGCCGCCATCAAGAGGCTGCAGGAGCAGAAGGCCATGGACATGGAGATCATCGTCAACAACAAG ACACTGGACGGGGGTCAAAACGTGATCCAGCTGGAGACGGCGGTGGGGGCGGCCATCAAGTGCTTCGACAACGCCATGGGCATCAACGTGCCGCGTAGCCGCTTCCTGCCTGTCAAGACCACCTCGGACCTCCTGTTGGTCATGTCCAACCTGTACAGCCTGGAAGCCGGCTCGCTCACCATGAGCCCCCGCCGGGAGTTCCCAACCACGCCGCACGTCAAGCTGGGGAGCTCCTTCACCAAG GTCCAGGAGTACCTGACCCGCTTCGAGAGCATCCCGGACATGCTGGAGCTGGATCACCTGACCGTGTCCGGAGACGTCACCTTCGGCAAGAACGTCTCGCTCAAG GGCACGGTGATCATCATCGCCAACCACGGTGACCGCATCGACATCCCCGCCGGCTCCATGCTGGAGAACAAAATCGTGTCAGGCAACCTGCGCATCCTCGACCACTGA
- the ugp2b gene encoding UDP-glucose pyrophosphorylase 2b isoform X1 has translation MLQSSPHEWRVSTQPRNFTALRDDTVDLTGNYSKVLFSTASFLAALNMAIYVEGLRKGVLNGGMSQFQEMMRQQLESSIHSEMEKLLDTTTGAERESCKKDFEGFRSLFHRFLQVKGPSVEWIKIQRPPDDSIQPYDKIVARGLPEGVADSLNKLVVVKLNGGLGTSMGCKGPKSLISVRNENTFLDLTVQQIEHLNKTYNTDVPLVLMNSFNTDEDTKKILQKYTHHRVKIHTFNQSRYPRINKESLLPVSTSLSTTGQNAEGWYPPGHGDIYASFYNSGLLEQLIGEGKEYIFVSNIDNLGATVDLHILNHLVGRHNGKRCEFVMEVTDKTRADVKGGTLIEYEGKLRLLEIAQVPKAHVDEFKSVSKFKIFNTNNLWISLAAIKRLQEQKAMDMEIIVNNKTLDGGQNVIQLETAVGAAIKCFDNAMGINVPRSRFLPVKTTSDLLLVMSNLYSLEAGSLTMSPRREFPTTPHVKLGSSFTKVQEYLTRFESIPDMLELDHLTVSGDVTFGKNVSLKGTVIIIANHGDRIDIPAGSMLENKIVSGNLRILDH, from the exons ATGCTTCAGAGCTCCCCGCATGAATGGAGAGTCAGCACACAGCCACGAAACTTTACTGCGCTGCGGGATGACACTGTCGATTTAACTGGCAATTATTCCAAGGTTTTATTCTCAACTGCTTCTTTCCTGGCTGCTTTGAACATGGCAATTTATGTGGAAG GTCTGAGGAAAGGAGTGCTCAACGGAGGGATGTCTCAATTCCAGGAAATGATGCGGCAGCAGCTGGAGAGCTCCATACACAGCGAGATGGAGAAGCTGCTGGATACCACGACAGGCGCAGAGAGAGAG TCATGCAAGAAAGACTTTGAGGGCTTCAGGAGTCTCTTCCACAGGTTCCTCCAGGTTAAAGGTCCATCGGTGGAGTGGATCAAGATACAGCGACCGCCCGATGACTCG ATCCAACCGTATGACAAGATCGTAGCGCGAGGCCTTCCGGAGGGCGTCGCCGACAGCTTGAACAAGTTGGTGGTGGTCAAGCTGAATGGGGGTCTCGGTACTAGCATGGGCTGCAAGGGCCCCAAGAGCCTGATCAGCGTCCGCAACGAAAACACCTTCCTGGACCTCACCGTGCAGCAGATAGAG CACCTGAACAAGACGTACAACACGGACGTGCCCCTGGTGCTCATGAACTCCTTCAACACGGACGAGGACACCAAGAAGATCCTGCAGAAGTACACACACCACCGTGTCAAGATACACACGTTCAACCAGAGCAG ATATCCTCGCATCAACAAAGAGTCGCTGCTGCCCGTGTCCACCAGCCTGAGCACGACAGGCCAGAACGCAGAGGGCTGGTACCCGCCAGGCCACGGCGACATCTACGCGAGCTTCTACAACTCTGGCCTGCTGGAGCAGCTGATTGGCGAGGGTAAAGAGTACATCTTTGTGTCCAACATTGACAACCTGGGAGCCACCGTGGACCTGCACATCCTCAACCACCTTGTGGGGCGACACAATGGCAAGCGATGCGAGTTCGTCATGGAAGTGACGGACAAGACGCGCGCCGACGTCAAG GGCGGCACGCTGATCGAGTATGAGGGCAAACTGCGTCTGCTGGAGATTGCCCAGGTGCCCAAAGCCCACGTGGACGAGTTCAAGTCAGTGTCCAAGTTCAAGATCTTCAACACCAACAACCTTTGGATCTCGCTGGCCGCCATCAAGAGGCTGCAGGAGCAGAAGGCCATGGACATGGAGATCATCGTCAACAACAAG ACACTGGACGGGGGTCAAAACGTGATCCAGCTGGAGACGGCGGTGGGGGCGGCCATCAAGTGCTTCGACAACGCCATGGGCATCAACGTGCCGCGTAGCCGCTTCCTGCCTGTCAAGACCACCTCGGACCTCCTGTTGGTCATGTCCAACCTGTACAGCCTGGAAGCCGGCTCGCTCACCATGAGCCCCCGCCGGGAGTTCCCAACCACGCCGCACGTCAAGCTGGGGAGCTCCTTCACCAAG GTCCAGGAGTACCTGACCCGCTTCGAGAGCATCCCGGACATGCTGGAGCTGGATCACCTGACCGTGTCCGGAGACGTCACCTTCGGCAAGAACGTCTCGCTCAAG GGCACGGTGATCATCATCGCCAACCACGGTGACCGCATCGACATCCCCGCCGGCTCCATGCTGGAGAACAAAATCGTGTCAGGCAACCTGCGCATCCTCGACCACTGA